The sequence below is a genomic window from Nitrososphaerota archaeon.
CCTGCTTGTACTTGGATAGTCGGCCCGCATGGTTTATCTTGGCAAACAAATTCTTTAAACCCTAATCCTTGGAATGCAAATTCCTTAGTCTCTAATTCGATTGTCTTAGGTGCAGGAGTCGTAGCTGTAGGACCCGTAGGCATTGTCAAAAAAGCCCCAGCTGCGATGACTACCACGAAAGCAACTATCCCTACAATAACTCCAGTTTTCATACCTCGTTTAGGTTAGAAGATCTACTTATCTCCGCCGATATCCAAATGAAAAATTCGTCACTTTACCATCATGTCTGATACCTACACTTGGCATAAGTTCGCTTTACTAAAAGTTTACATTTGTAAAGTTTAATTATAAATCCACCTCTATATCATTTGGCATTGCCTCTGATACTAGATCGAACTGATATGTTACTAATTAAGGCACTTTTGGAGGACGGAAGACGCTCTTATAGACAGCTTGCTAAACTAGCCCATGTCAGCACTCCAACTGCTGGAGCACGAATAAAACGCATGATAAATTCTGGTTTTATGAAGAAAATAGTGCCAGTATTTGATGCAACAAGAGTTGAACATGGCGTCTCTGCAGTCATATACTTGAAAGTAGATTCTCCATTAGTAAGCGACTTTGCATCTTATCTTTCCTCTCTAGAACAGGTCAGAAATGTTTTCCTAACTACGGGTGAATGGAATGCGATTGTCAGAATAACATGCTCGAGTAATGAAGAGCTCCAATCAATAATTGACACTAACATAATCAAGCAAGGAGTTTCGTTGATCAACAGCCAGGTCATAACTCGAACAATGAAAGACGAGCAGGGCTTTGCCATATCGTCAGAAATAAGAATAGATATCATGTGTGATTATTGTGGCGGCGAGATTAAAGGAACTCCATTCTCGCTTGCAGTTGGCGAAGGATCAAGATACTTCTGTTGCAAGACGTGTTTGAACTCGTACAAGGAAAAATATGGTCCAAGAATTTCCAAACTTGAGAAGGCTTCAATGGGTTAAGATTTTCAAGGCGTGGTCAGCTTCCAAATTTAGCTTCGTATCTTCGCAGGCTCTCCTAAGGCACCATTGCGCATATTTCTTTGCAAGCAATTTGCCTAAAATTTTTCCGAATAACGATCTAGGCAGCTCATAGTCAATTTCAAAGACCACATTTGTTCCATTTTCTGTGGGAGAGAGTTGCAGACGCATCTTATATTCCGACATGATAAATATCTTTGGATCTTCAATAGTGCTCCAGACCTTTTCCCTGTTCTCGATCCACTTCGTGACGGTTTCCTTAAAATCAATAGTCATTCCCAAAACTTTGCCGTACCATCTGTAAGTAGCACCTACTCCTGTAGCATTCTCAGAAAGTTTCTGGAGATGTAACTTCCCTCCCATCATAGGCATTGCGCGCTTTCCCTCCATGTGCCATCCAACATTGCGAATGTCGTCCATATGAGCAAAGACTTTCTGAGGGCTTGCCTTGATTTCGATTACCTCCTGAGCATAACCCATTTCCAACCATCATTGATATATTGGACCGAACGGCTTTGAATAGTTACCTGTTTACATTCTGTAAGGTAAGAAGTTTGTCTATACACCTTTAATTGGTACTTTCTGCTAACCCATACAGTTGGACACCCATTCTTGTATTCTTAGCAAGCTAGATGTTAGGGATTTTAGTAGAGAAGAAGTTCCATATGAAATAAAGATGAAAGTTCTTGAAGCTGCAAGGGCAACGGGAAGCGGACTCAACATACAACATTGGAGATTCATTCTGGTTAGTAAACCAAACAACATTAAGAAATTGGCCCAAGACAGCACTAGCGGGAAGTGGGTTTCTAAAGCAGATTTTGCTGTGATCGTGCTTACAAATCCCAAGTACAACTTTCACATACTTGATGCAGGCAGAGTCGTTCAGGATATGCAGCTGGCAGCTTGGAACTCTGGAGTAGTTTCCTGCCTATTCAC
It includes:
- a CDS encoding AsnC family transcriptional regulator — encoded protein: MPLILDRTDMLLIKALLEDGRRSYRQLAKLAHVSTPTAGARIKRMINSGFMKKIVPVFDATRVEHGVSAVIYLKVDSPLVSDFASYLSSLEQVRNVFLTTGEWNAIVRITCSSNEELQSIIDTNIIKQGVSLINSQVITRTMKDEQGFAISSEIRIDIMCDYCGGEIKGTPFSLAVGEGSRYFCCKTCLNSYKEKYGPRISKLEKASMG
- a CDS encoding SRPBCC family protein, with product MGYAQEVIEIKASPQKVFAHMDDIRNVGWHMEGKRAMPMMGGKLHLQKLSENATGVGATYRWYGKVLGMTIDFKETVTKWIENREKVWSTIEDPKIFIMSEYKMRLQLSPTENGTNVVFEIDYELPRSLFGKILGKLLAKKYAQWCLRRACEDTKLNLEADHALKILTH
- a CDS encoding nitroreductase; the protein is MKVLEAARATGSGLNIQHWRFILVSKPNNIKKLAQDSTSGKWVSKADFAVIVLTNPKYNFHILDAGRVVQDMQLAAWNSGVVSCLFTGMDDEDLRRDFSIPEHMQPSVVVGFGYPARKISGKKSRLPLSEIVFLEKYGRKIGPR